The following proteins come from a genomic window of Geminicoccaceae bacterium SCSIO 64248:
- a CDS encoding ABC transporter substrate-binding protein: MRIGRRAFVGAGSTLAGALILPSWAKAQEHAESAFLQDDVDAGMLPPVGERLPETPLVITPLDRPGQQGGTWNHALVGGGSLSMLVRYQGYEPLVRYNQDWSGLIENVAESYTINPDATEYTIVLRKGHKWSDGHPFTTADVQFWYDAYFTDKETSLGSNAWWYADDQPAQLQVLDEQTFKVVFAAPNGLFLQQLAWAQQDQLTRTPKHYLEQFHIRYNPDADALAREQGLESWIALFQREIGMQDDNTFFQNSRRPTLNAWRFTIAPGENTEQAVAERNPYYFKVDTEGTQLPYFDRVVYQMVADPEVLLLKVLQGEIDVIDQYICTPANKPVLFDGQANGDYSFYTLKETAANVMAFQLNLNHVDPIKRELFNAIAFRQALSLGIDRQALIDAVLIGQGAPAQPSMREGDPLYNEQLAKQFTEYDPDRANEMLDALIPERDGDGFRLDARGRRVSIIFEIDHTRTTFLDMFALAIPMLQAVGIDAQIRTMDRSLWETRVRRGREYDATAHQFGANSGIAAMLDARFYVPMNSNCFYAPGWALYYTQPDNPNAIEPPEAVKAQQELYRRLGSLADPAAQSETMAEVLQNAADLFFTFGVSLPADGYGVVKNDVVNLMMEMPNSFGWPTPGPARPEQFFKT; encoded by the coding sequence ATGCGAATCGGGCGAAGGGCGTTCGTTGGCGCCGGAAGCACGCTTGCCGGCGCGCTGATCCTGCCATCATGGGCCAAGGCGCAGGAGCATGCGGAATCCGCGTTCCTGCAAGACGACGTCGACGCCGGTATGCTGCCTCCGGTCGGCGAGCGTCTGCCGGAGACCCCGCTCGTCATCACGCCGCTCGATCGCCCGGGACAGCAGGGAGGCACCTGGAATCACGCATTGGTCGGCGGCGGGTCGCTGTCGATGCTCGTGCGCTACCAGGGATACGAACCGCTCGTCCGCTACAACCAGGATTGGAGCGGGCTGATCGAGAACGTCGCCGAGTCCTACACGATCAATCCCGACGCGACGGAATACACGATCGTCCTCCGCAAGGGGCATAAGTGGTCGGACGGCCATCCGTTCACGACGGCGGACGTCCAGTTCTGGTACGACGCGTATTTCACGGACAAGGAGACGTCGCTCGGCAGCAACGCCTGGTGGTACGCCGATGACCAGCCCGCCCAACTGCAGGTTCTCGACGAGCAGACCTTCAAGGTCGTGTTCGCGGCGCCGAACGGCCTGTTCCTGCAGCAGCTTGCCTGGGCGCAGCAGGACCAGCTGACCCGGACGCCGAAGCATTATCTCGAACAGTTCCACATCCGCTACAATCCGGACGCCGACGCGCTCGCGCGTGAACAGGGCCTGGAAAGCTGGATCGCGCTCTTCCAGCGCGAGATCGGCATGCAGGACGACAACACGTTCTTCCAGAATTCCCGGCGCCCGACGCTCAACGCCTGGCGGTTCACGATCGCGCCCGGCGAGAACACCGAGCAGGCCGTGGCCGAACGCAATCCCTACTATTTCAAGGTCGACACCGAGGGCACGCAGCTGCCGTATTTCGACCGCGTCGTCTACCAGATGGTGGCCGATCCCGAGGTGCTGCTCCTGAAGGTCCTTCAGGGCGAGATCGACGTCATCGACCAGTACATATGCACGCCGGCCAACAAGCCGGTCCTGTTCGACGGGCAGGCCAACGGCGACTACAGCTTCTACACGCTCAAGGAAACCGCCGCTAACGTCATGGCGTTCCAGCTCAACCTGAATCACGTCGACCCCATCAAGCGCGAGCTGTTCAACGCCATAGCGTTCCGCCAAGCGCTCTCGCTCGGCATCGATCGCCAAGCCTTGATCGATGCGGTGCTGATCGGGCAGGGCGCGCCGGCCCAACCCTCCATGCGCGAGGGCGATCCGCTCTACAACGAGCAGCTGGCGAAGCAGTTCACGGAGTACGATCCGGATCGCGCCAACGAGATGCTGGACGCGCTGATCCCGGAGCGCGATGGCGACGGGTTCCGGCTCGACGCCCGAGGGCGGCGCGTGTCGATCATCTTCGAGATCGACCATACCCGAACGACGTTTCTCGACATGTTCGCGCTGGCGATCCCCATGTTGCAGGCGGTCGGCATCGACGCGCAGATCCGCACCATGGATCGTTCGCTTTGGGAGACACGGGTCCGGCGTGGGCGCGAATACGATGCGACGGCGCATCAGTTCGGCGCGAATTCCGGCATCGCCGCGATGCTGGACGCACGCTTCTACGTGCCGATGAACAGCAACTGCTTCTACGCGCCCGGCTGGGCGCTCTACTACACGCAGCCGGACAATCCCAACGCGATCGAGCCGCCCGAGGCCGTCAAGGCGCAGCAGGAGTTGTACCGTCGCCTGGGAAGCCTCGCCGACCCGGCGGCGCAGAGCGAGACGATGGCCGAGGTCCTCCAGAACGCGGCGGATCTCTTCTTCACCTTCGGTGTCTCGCTGCCGGCCGACGGCTATGGCGTCGTCAAGAACGACGTCGTCAACCTGATGATGGAAATGCCCAACTCGTTCGGATGGCCGACCCCGGGGCCTGCCCGTCCGGAACAGTTCTTCAAGACCTGA
- a CDS encoding beta-galactosidase trimerization domain-containing protein, translated as MLDAHERPTAVRRSRDWYASATRWTQLTLAENDPVAFDPAVWLDIFKRTRSNATCLSAGGYIAYYPSKVPLHYVSTYIGDSDPFGTLVDGARRLGMHVMARVDPHAIHQDAADAHPEWVAVDKDGNKRRHWSYPGIWVTCAYSDYNFKFMPQVVEEITATYDIDAIFANRWQGHGVCYCDACRANFKAASGFDLPMTTSVDDPAWLAWGAWRRTVLSRLVAEWDAVMKAIKPHTSFIPNMGSISLMEFDLDVIEKYCPFLCVDDQGRTGVEPVWMAGRNGKRIRGTFRDRPTILITSIGPEERHRWKDAVTTAPEMQAWIDNGTAQGLLPWFTKFNGVVSDQRWIGPVAESFARYADLEPILSATAPSAEIAILDPTTTLRHHDGESRKTAEAHDLGVYQALIEARLPFEMVSDQAMTPRDLDRFKVVILANSTCLSDAQARMLTDYVARGGAMVVGYETGTRTEDNAPRSAPVLADLLGVRVTSPARGPVKNSYVAIAGDHPLTHGFEDATRIIGGTHLIAVEPTEDVETPFLYIPDFPDLPMEEVYPREKPEGAAVIARRHPNGGRTVFIPWNVGQVFWDVLAADHARLITNAVHWALGKEPDVRVAGRAVLDVAVRSNDEGLVVLLHNLTNPMMMKGPIRETFPVGEQEVSVAVPAGKRLRAARLLVAGVDAAVREGEGRVAVAVPGVETLEAVHLTWA; from the coding sequence ATGCTCGACGCCCACGAACGACCGACCGCCGTCCGACGGAGCCGCGACTGGTACGCTTCGGCCACGCGTTGGACGCAACTGACCCTCGCGGAGAACGACCCCGTCGCGTTCGATCCGGCCGTCTGGCTCGACATCTTCAAGCGCACCCGGTCCAACGCCACCTGCCTCAGCGCCGGCGGGTACATCGCCTACTACCCGAGCAAGGTGCCGCTGCACTATGTCAGCACGTATATCGGCGACAGCGACCCGTTCGGCACGCTGGTCGACGGCGCGCGGCGCCTCGGTATGCATGTCATGGCGCGCGTCGATCCGCACGCCATTCACCAGGATGCGGCCGACGCGCATCCGGAGTGGGTCGCGGTCGACAAGGACGGCAACAAACGGCGGCACTGGTCCTACCCCGGCATCTGGGTGACGTGCGCCTATTCCGACTACAACTTCAAGTTCATGCCGCAAGTCGTCGAGGAGATCACGGCGACCTATGACATCGACGCGATCTTCGCCAATCGCTGGCAGGGACACGGCGTCTGCTACTGCGACGCCTGCCGGGCCAACTTCAAGGCCGCGTCGGGCTTTGATCTGCCGATGACGACCAGCGTCGACGACCCGGCGTGGCTGGCATGGGGCGCATGGCGGCGGACGGTGCTCAGCCGCCTCGTCGCGGAATGGGACGCCGTGATGAAGGCGATCAAGCCGCACACGAGCTTCATTCCCAACATGGGGTCGATCTCGCTCATGGAGTTCGACCTCGACGTCATCGAGAAATACTGCCCGTTCCTGTGCGTCGACGACCAGGGCCGGACCGGCGTCGAGCCGGTCTGGATGGCCGGCCGCAACGGCAAGCGGATCCGCGGCACGTTCCGCGATCGTCCGACCATCCTGATCACGTCGATCGGGCCGGAGGAGAGGCATCGCTGGAAGGACGCGGTGACGACCGCGCCCGAGATGCAGGCGTGGATCGACAACGGCACCGCGCAGGGCCTGCTGCCCTGGTTCACCAAGTTCAACGGCGTCGTGTCCGACCAGCGGTGGATCGGGCCGGTCGCCGAGAGCTTCGCCCGCTACGCGGATCTGGAGCCGATCCTGTCCGCGACGGCGCCCTCGGCGGAGATCGCGATCCTGGATCCGACGACCACCTTGCGCCATCACGACGGCGAGTCGCGCAAGACCGCGGAAGCGCACGACCTCGGGGTGTATCAAGCGCTGATCGAGGCAAGGCTGCCGTTCGAGATGGTGTCCGACCAGGCCATGACGCCGCGTGACCTCGACCGCTTCAAGGTGGTCATCCTAGCCAATTCGACCTGCCTGTCCGATGCACAGGCGAGAATGCTGACGGACTACGTCGCCCGCGGCGGCGCGATGGTGGTGGGCTACGAGACCGGGACGCGGACCGAGGACAACGCGCCCCGTTCGGCGCCGGTGCTGGCGGACCTGCTGGGCGTGCGTGTGACGTCTCCCGCGCGCGGTCCGGTCAAGAACAGCTATGTCGCCATCGCTGGCGATCATCCGCTCACGCACGGCTTCGAGGACGCCACGCGCATCATCGGCGGCACGCACCTGATCGCGGTCGAGCCGACGGAGGACGTCGAGACTCCCTTCCTCTACATCCCGGACTTTCCCGACCTGCCGATGGAGGAGGTCTATCCGCGCGAGAAGCCGGAAGGGGCCGCCGTCATCGCGCGTCGCCACCCCAACGGAGGACGCACGGTCTTCATCCCCTGGAACGTGGGCCAGGTCTTCTGGGATGTCCTGGCGGCCGACCACGCGCGGCTCATTACCAATGCCGTCCATTGGGCGCTGGGCAAGGAGCCGGATGTCCGGGTGGCGGGCAGGGCCGTGCTCGACGTAGCGGTTCGCAGCAACGACGAAGGCCTGGTCGTCCTGCTCCACAACCTGACCAACCCCATGATGATGAAAGGGCCGATCCGCGAGACGTTTCCCGTCGGCGAGCAGGAGGTGTCGGTGGCCGTGCCCGCCGGCAAGCGCCTACGTGCCGCCCGCCTGCTTGTCGCCGGCGTGGACGCTGCGGTCAGGGAAGGCGAGGGCCGGGTCGCCGTCGCCGTGCCCGGCGTCGAGACGCTGGAAGCCGTCCATCTGACCTGGGCCTGA
- a CDS encoding ABC transporter permease, with amino-acid sequence MAGHTFIDEPLETGPAVTALDRGDKASEIAVAGQWTLVWQRFSRNRLAVAAGFVILAFYMIGLFAEFLAPALPDTSRPQFTNAPPQKLRLFITEPDGGSRFQLHVTGYTMEVDPASLRRTYVADDAKVVPVGLFVSGPAYRLWGLIPMTTRLIAPLKSTDTMYLLGTDRLGRDLLSRLIYGTRISMSIGLVGVCISLCLGIVLGALSGFYGGAVDTVIQRVIEIISSMPTIPLWLGLAAAIPLSWSPLTVYFMITLIVSLFGWTGLAREVRGRFYALRGEDFVTAARLDGSSERRLIFRHILPSLTSHILAVVTLALPTMIVAETALSFLGVGLKAPIVSWGVLLQEAQNVRTIANAPWQLVWPAGAVVVTVLSYNFLGDGLRDAADPYEH; translated from the coding sequence ATGGCGGGACATACGTTCATCGACGAACCTCTGGAGACCGGGCCGGCGGTCACGGCGCTCGACCGTGGCGACAAGGCGTCGGAGATCGCCGTCGCGGGTCAGTGGACGCTGGTCTGGCAGCGTTTCAGCCGCAACAGGCTGGCGGTGGCCGCCGGCTTCGTCATTCTCGCGTTCTACATGATCGGCCTCTTCGCCGAGTTCCTGGCGCCGGCCCTGCCCGACACGTCGCGGCCCCAATTCACCAACGCGCCGCCTCAGAAGCTGCGTCTCTTCATCACCGAGCCGGACGGCGGCTCGCGCTTCCAGCTGCACGTGACCGGCTACACGATGGAGGTGGACCCGGCTTCGTTGCGCCGGACCTACGTCGCCGACGACGCGAAGGTCGTGCCGGTCGGCCTTTTTGTGTCCGGGCCGGCCTACCGGCTGTGGGGGCTCATCCCCATGACCACCCGGCTGATCGCACCGCTGAAGTCGACCGACACGATGTACCTGCTGGGAACCGACCGGCTCGGCCGCGACCTGCTGAGCCGGCTGATCTACGGGACCCGCATCTCCATGTCGATCGGCCTTGTCGGGGTCTGCATCAGCCTCTGCCTGGGCATCGTGCTGGGTGCCCTCTCGGGCTTCTACGGCGGGGCGGTCGACACGGTCATCCAGCGCGTCATCGAGATCATCTCCTCGATGCCGACCATCCCGCTCTGGCTTGGACTGGCGGCGGCCATCCCGCTGAGCTGGTCGCCCCTGACCGTCTATTTCATGATCACCCTGATCGTGTCGCTGTTCGGCTGGACCGGCCTTGCCCGCGAAGTGCGTGGCCGATTCTATGCGTTGCGAGGCGAGGATTTCGTCACCGCGGCCCGGCTCGACGGCTCGAGCGAGCGGCGGCTGATCTTCCGGCACATCCTGCCGTCGCTCACCAGCCACATCCTGGCGGTGGTGACCCTCGCCTTGCCGACCATGATCGTCGCCGAGACCGCGCTCAGCTTCCTCGGCGTCGGCCTCAAGGCGCCGATCGTGTCCTGGGGCGTCCTGCTGCAGGAGGCACAGAACGTCCGGACGATCGCCAACGCGCCCTGGCAACTGGTCTGGCCGGCGGGTGCTGTTGTCGTGACCGTCCTGTCCTACAATTTCCTGGGCGACGGCCTGCGCGACGCGGCGGACCCCTATGAACACTGA
- a CDS encoding ABC transporter permease, translated as MLRYVIKRLLYMIPTLFGLSVIAFMIIQLPPGDYITSMIASMQDSGANVDPQQVERLREIYGFNDPVWLQYLKWITGILTRGDFGYSFEWNRPVAELIWERMGSTLAISIAALLFVWAVSLPIGIYSAMRRHSVGDYVFTFLGFIGLAVPNFILALTLMYLSYRYFGQSVGGLYSPEYVDAPWSWAKLVDLLHHLWIPIIVIGTSGTAALIRILRANLTDELSKPYVITAKAKGLPEHRVVVKYPVRIALNPFVSAIGWVLPELVSGITITAIVLNLPTAGPLLLRALISQDMYLAGSFILLMGVLTLIGMLISDLLLALLDPRIRFR; from the coding sequence ATGCTGCGTTACGTGATCAAGCGGTTGCTCTACATGATCCCGACGCTGTTCGGCCTTTCGGTGATCGCGTTCATGATCATCCAGCTTCCGCCCGGCGACTACATCACGTCGATGATCGCCTCGATGCAGGATTCCGGCGCGAACGTCGATCCGCAGCAGGTGGAGCGGCTGCGCGAGATCTACGGCTTCAACGATCCCGTCTGGCTCCAGTACCTGAAGTGGATCACCGGCATCCTGACGCGCGGCGACTTCGGCTATTCCTTCGAATGGAACCGGCCGGTCGCCGAACTGATCTGGGAGCGGATGGGCTCCACGCTCGCGATCTCGATCGCGGCGCTCCTGTTCGTCTGGGCGGTCTCGCTGCCGATCGGCATCTACTCGGCGATGCGCCGCCATTCGGTCGGCGACTACGTCTTCACCTTCCTGGGCTTCATCGGCCTGGCGGTGCCGAACTTCATTCTCGCGCTGACGCTCATGTATCTGAGCTACCGGTATTTCGGTCAGAGCGTCGGCGGCCTGTACTCGCCCGAATATGTCGATGCGCCCTGGAGCTGGGCCAAGTTGGTCGACCTGCTCCATCATTTGTGGATCCCGATCATCGTGATCGGCACCAGCGGCACGGCGGCGCTGATCCGCATCCTCCGGGCGAACCTGACCGACGAATTGAGCAAGCCCTACGTCATCACGGCGAAGGCCAAGGGCCTGCCCGAACATCGCGTGGTGGTCAAATACCCCGTCCGGATCGCGCTCAATCCCTTCGTCTCGGCGATCGGATGGGTCCTTCCGGAACTCGTGTCCGGGATCACGATCACCGCGATCGTGCTCAACCTGCCGACAGCGGGCCCGCTTCTCCTGCGCGCGCTGATAAGCCAGGACATGTATCTCGCCGGCAGCTTCATTCTGCTCATGGGCGTTCTGACCCTGATCGGCATGCTGATCTCCGACCTGCTGCTCGCGTTGCTTGATCCACGGATCAGGTTCCGGTGA